The Paenibacillus swuensis genome contains the following window.
CTCACCGTGAATTTACCTTCAGTGTGCCCGGAAACAGGTTAAACTATTTCATGGCCCCTGATTGGAGGTTTCCTTGTTATTCCTCGTTTTTAATATAACACATCATGTAAGGTTACGCAAGCATTTTTCCCAAATATTTTTTCGACAAAAAGCCCGTATTTATTGAGTGTATTCGCTTTCAACTTTTTAATGGAATTGGAAATTATTTTGGGCAAATGAACGGTATATCCGGGGGATTCGCAATCCTCGCCCTTTTTGGGATACAATAGAATAAGCATGCTTTTTTGGAGATGAAAGGAGCTTTACGCTATGCAAGCTACACCCATACACGAGCCTCTCCTGTGGGGAGACAAACGTTTTCATACATGGAATTACGAAATGCGCGAGGTGTTTCATGAGAAAGTATTTAAAGTAATGCTCGACGCGGGCTTTACCTGCCCCAACCGGGACGGCAGCATCGCCAAAGGCGGATGCACGTTCTGCAGCGCGCGCGGTTCCGGTGATTTCGCTGGAAGTCGGCGGGATGATCTCGTTACCCAATTCAACAATATTCGCGACAAACAGCATATAAAGTGGCCGAGCGCCAAATATATCGGCTATTTCCAGGCCTACACGAATACGTACGCGCCGGTTGAAGAACTGCGGGAATATTATGAAGAGATTTTGCTTCAGCCCGGGGTGGTCGGCTTGTCGATTGCAACGCGTCCCGACTGTCTGCCCGACGATGTCGTTGATTATTTGGCGGAATTGAATGAACGTACGTATCTGTGGGTAGAAATGGGACTGCAAACGGTGCACGAAAGCACTTCGACGCTGATTAATCGCGCCCATGATACCGACTGCTATCTCGAAGCGGTGGAAAAGCTGCGCAAACGGGGCATTCGCGTATGCGCCCATATCATTTATGGCCTGCCGCAGGAAACGCATGAAATGATGCTGGACACCGGACGGGCCGTTGCGGCTATGGATGTGCAAGGCATCAAGATTCACCTGCTGCACCTCATGCGCAAAACACCGATGGTGAAGCAATATGAAGCCGGCTTGCTTCGTTTCCTGGAGCAGGACGAATATATTAAACTGGTCGTCGACACGCTGAAGTTCCTGCCGCCGGAGATGATTGTGCACCGGCTAACCGGAGACGCGCCGCGCGACTTGCTGATCGGCCCCACTTGGAGTCTGAAGAAGTGGGAAGTGCTCAACGCAATTGACACGGAGCTCCGCGAGCGCGACACGTGGCAGGGCAAGTTCTGGAGAGGAAACTGACGATGGGCTTCCTCTCCATTTTGTCTTTCGCGCACGCGCTGATTCGGGAGCGGCTGCGACCGGGAGAGCTCGCGATCGACGCCACGGTCGGCAACGGCGTCGATACGCTGTTTCTCTGTGAGACGGTGGGTCCAAAGGGCACCGTCTACGGGTTTGACGTACAGCCGCAGGCGCTCGAGAGCGCATCCCTGCGGCTGGCCGCGCGCGGGCACGGCCGCGTCGGCGCCGGCGGCAGCAACGCTGTGGGCGCGGGCAGCGGGTGCACGAAGGTGCACCTGCTGCTGCGCAGCCACGCGGAGCTGCTGCGGGCGGTACCCGAGGAGGAACACGGGACGGCGGGAGCCGTCATGTTCAATCTCGGGTACCTGCC
Protein-coding sequences here:
- a CDS encoding TIGR01212 family radical SAM protein (This family includes YhcC from E. coli K-12, an uncharacterized radical SAM protein.): MQATPIHEPLLWGDKRFHTWNYEMREVFHEKVFKVMLDAGFTCPNRDGSIAKGGCTFCSARGSGDFAGSRRDDLVTQFNNIRDKQHIKWPSAKYIGYFQAYTNTYAPVEELREYYEEILLQPGVVGLSIATRPDCLPDDVVDYLAELNERTYLWVEMGLQTVHESTSTLINRAHDTDCYLEAVEKLRKRGIRVCAHIIYGLPQETHEMMLDTGRAVAAMDVQGIKIHLLHLMRKTPMVKQYEAGLLRFLEQDEYIKLVVDTLKFLPPEMIVHRLTGDAPRDLLIGPTWSLKKWEVLNAIDTELRERDTWQGKFWRGN
- a CDS encoding class I SAM-dependent methyltransferase, yielding MGFLSILSFAHALIRERLRPGELAIDATVGNGVDTLFLCETVGPKGTVYGFDVQPQALESASLRLAARGHGRVGAGGSNAVGAGSGCTKVHLLLRSHAELLRAVPEEEHGTAGAVMFNLGYLPGADRAVVTAPASTLPALAAALTLLRRGGVATIALYTGHEGGAAEAEAVAAWAAMLPQSQYRVLQYQFLNQKNAPPYLIAIEKV